The Bacillus sp. E(2018) genome includes the window TTAGCAATTACTGTTGTTATCTTAATTTTTGGTTTAGATGGTTTGAATCAACCGTTGCCTCTCCAAATCGTGGCCGTAATTTCTACGATCGTAGGCTTCTTACTGGGACTTAAAATTTATAACAAACAAAAAAGAAAAGTAAGATAAAAAAAGACGTCACCTTCACGAGGTAGACGTCTTTCTTTTTGTATGTGTGATCGTCTCTTTTAAGAAAAGTACGAGCATGGATAGCACATATAGCGTAATGATACCTAGACCAGCTTTATCAAGATGAACGAGCTTCAGTACTACTGAGCTTAAGATCGTGATGTATAGAGCACCTAGATATTTTTGAATCTGTTCACTGGAATAGATGGTTGTGAGCTTTGCTCCTAGTTGAGTCCCGACCAACGCACCTAAAATAAGCAGGAGGCCAAGTTTATAATCGATCTGTACACTTGATGCGTACGTTAAGAAACCAGCACTTACAATGAAAAACACACTGACCAAGCTCGTCCCAACCGCTTTTCTAGAAGGAAACTTCATCAAAGAGATGAGCATGGGAACCATGACAAATCCCCCGCCAACACCGAGTGTCGTAGAAATGAACCCTCCTGTAAATCCAATAAAGACTGCTTTTGGCCAAGAAAAGTGAATCTCTGTAGTGCTTTGCGTATCATTCTTGCGTTTTGTTTGCTTATAAAGCAGGGAAAGAGCAAAGTAGGCAAGAAGAACAATATAAAATATAGGAATGATCGTTTCGTCATAACCCATCTTCTCTAACCAAACGACAAGTGGGTGAGCGACTTGAGTTGCTCCAATCCCGACAATTCCTAAAACAGCAGCGGGTTTCCATAGAATGTTCTTAAATCTCAGATGTGCAGCAACTCCTGAAACACTTGTCCCGATTGAGTACATGAGACTCGTTCCAATCGCAGACAAAGGCGGAATGCCGAAAAGAATCAGGACGGGTGTTAGAATAAAGCCGCCACCAATTCCAAAAATTCCTGAAAAGATACCGATGCATAGACCAAGCAGTATATAAAAAAACTCCATTTTAAAACTCCTTTAAGGGGACACACCTTGTACAATTTGTATAAAAACCTTGGTGTTGCTAGTGGGAAATGGGGTCAGACCCCATAAAATTAATTTCCCATCTTGCGCCTACCTTTAAGTATAACACTTTACTTTCTTTCCAGAAACTTCTGCGAATATTTGTTCGTAATTATTAGGTTTTTGGATAAGGGCTGTGCTATAATTTGAGTAACCAGAATTTAGGAACGGAGGTTCGGTTTTGTGAGTCAAAGTCAATTGTTCGAAATCAAATCAAACTATCAGCCACAAGGAGATCAGCCCGCAGCGATCAAACATCTTGTGAACAATATAAACGCAGGAAAGAAGAGTATGACCCTGCTTGGTGCGACCGGAACAGGAAAGACGTTTACCGTCTCCAATGTTATTCAGGAAGTAAACAAACCGACTCTTGTTATTGCACATAACAAAACACTAGCCGGACAGCTTTACAGTGAGTTAAAAGAATTTTTCCCAAACAACGCAGTTGAATATTTTGTTTCGTATTACGATTATTATCAACCAGAAGCATACATCGCACACTCTGATACGTATATCGAAAAAGACGCAAGCATTAATGATGAGATCGATAAACTTCGCCACTCGGCTACTTCATCACTTTTTGAACGCAAAGACGTTATTATTGTAGCCAGTGTTTCGTGTATCTATGGTCTAGGGTCACCTGAGGAATATAAAGACATGGTGATCTCCTTAAGAGAAGGAATGGAGAAAGACCGTGACCAGCTTTTACGTGATCTTGTAGATGTTCAATACAACCGAAATGATATTAACTTTACTCGCGGTACGTTCCGAGTTAGAGGAGATGTCGTGGAAATCTTCCCAGCCTCACGAGACGAACATTGTCTTCGTGTGGAATTTTTTGGTGATGAGATCGACCGCATTACTGAAGTGGACGCACTCACAGGTGAAATTCTTGGTGAACGTAAACATGTTGCCATTTTCCCTGCTTCCCACTTCGTAACACGTGAAGAAAAGATGAAAGTAGCTATCAAGCGCATTGAAGCTGAACTGGAAGATCGTCTAAAAGAATTGAATGAAGCTGGAAAATTATTAGAAGCACAGCGTCTCGAACAGCGTACAAGATACGACTTAGAGATGATGGCTGAAATGGGGTTCTGCTCAGGAATCGAGAACTATTCTGTTCACCTGACTCTTAGACCATTAGGATCGACGCCTTACACACTTTTAGATTATTTTCCGGACGATTCACTGATTGTTATTGATGAGTCCCATGTTACTCTTCCGCAGATTCGTGGAATGTTTAATGGAGACCAAGCGAGAAAAGGAGTCCTTGTCGATCATGGATTCCGATTACCTTCTGCAAAAGATAACCGTCCGTTAACGTTCGATGAATTTGAGCGTTATACAAAGTTTCAGCACATTTACGTATCAGCAACACCAGGTCCGTATGAGCTCGAACACGCACCTGATCCAGTTGAGCAGATCATTCGTCCAACCGGGCTCTTGGATCCTACACTAGAAGTCCGTCCGATCAAAGGTCAGATCGATGATTTATTAGGTGAGATCAACGAAAGAATCGCGAAAAACGAACGAGTTCTTGTTACAACCTTAACGAAAAAAATGTCTGAAGATCTTACCGATTATTTTGTAGAGCTTGGCATAAAAGTTCGTTACCTGCATTCAGAGATTAAGACGTTAGAGCGGATTCAGATCATACGCGATCTGCGTCTTGGTGTGTTTGATGTACTCGTTGGAATTAACTTGCTGCGAGAAGGGTTAGATATTCCTGAAGTGTCTCTCGTTGCGATTTTAGATGCAGATAAAGAAGGCTTCTTACGTTCAGAACGTTCGCTTATCCAAACGATCGGACGTGCCGCTCGTAACTCAAACGGTCACGTTATCATGTATGGAGACAAGATTACGAAATCCATGCAGATCGCGATCGATGAAACACAGCGCAGACGTCAAAAACAGATGGAGCACAATGAAAAGCATGGAATTACGCCGACGACGATTAAAAAAGCAGTTCGTGATGTAATTTCTGCGACACAAGCTGCCGAAGATACAGAAACGTATACAAGTTCAAAAGCTCCTAAGCAAAAGATGAGCAAAAAAGATCGCGAAGCATTTATCGAACGTATGGAAAAAGAGATGAAGGATGCTGCAAAGAACCTTCAGTTCGAGCGTGCAGCAGAGCTTCGTGACCTCATTCTTGAGTTAAAAGCGGAAGGATGATAGCAGTTGGCTACCAATCAAAACATAATTGTAAAGGGTGCTAGAGCCCATAATTTAAAAAATATAGATATTACGATCCCACGTGACAAGCTGGTTGTTCTAACCGGCTTATCAGGTTCGGGTAAATCTTCACTTGCTTTTGATACGATATATGCAGAAGGACAGCGTCGTTACGTTGAATCTCTATCGGCTTATGCCCGTCAGTTCCTCGGACAGATGGACAAGCCGGATGTGGATTCAATCGAGGGTCTGTCACCTGCTATTTCAATCGATCAAAAAACAACCAGCCGTAACCCTCGTTCAACAGTAGGGACGGTTACGGAAATCTATGACTATCTTCGACTTTTATTCGCACGTATCGGTCGTCCGGTATGTCCAGTTCATAACGTGGAGATCACTTCTCAAACGATCGAACAAATGGTAGATCGAATCTTAGAATATCCTGAGCGTACAAAGCTTCAAATTTTAGCGCCAGTTGTTTCCGGTCGAAAAGGGGAACACGTTAAAGCGTTAGAAGATATTAAGAAACAAGGATATGTTCGTGTTCGAATTGACGGAGAGATGCGTGAGATCTCTGAGGAAATTAAGCTTGAGAAAAATAAAAAGCATACCATTGAAATCGTAATCGACCGTATCGTCGTAAAAGAAGGAATCGCTACTCGTCTAGCTGACTCTCTTGAAGCGGCACTCAACCTTGGTGGAGGAAGTGTTGTCGTTGATGTGATGGAAGAAGAGGAACTTCTATTCTCGCAAAACCATGCTTGTCCACATTGTGGATTTTCCATTGGTGAATTAGAGCCGCGTTTGTTTTCATTTAACAGTCCATTCGGGGCGTGCTCTTCATGTGATGGTTTAGGAGTAAAACTTGAAGTAGATCCAGAGCTAGTTATTCCAGACTGGAGTCGTACTTTAAGAGATAACGCTATCGCACCATGGGAGCCAATCAGTTCGCAATATTATCCACAGCTATTAGAAAGTATTTGTAACCACTTTGGTATCGATATGGATGTACCCGTTGAATCTCTTCCAAAAGATCAGATGGATAAAATTCTGAACGGTAGTAAAGAGTATCTTACTTTCACGTACAAAAATGATTTCGGTCAGGTACGTAAGAACGAGATTCAGTTTGAAGGTGTATTAGGCAACATTCAGCGCAGATATCGCGAAACAAGTTCAGATTATATTCGTGAACAGATGGAAGGATATATGGCACAAAAGCCATGTCCGACATGTAAAGGACATCGTCTGAAGAAAGAAGCTCTTTCTGTTTTAATCAACGGAAAACATATTGGTGAAACGACCGCTCTTTCCATAACAGAAGCAAAGAACTTCTTCGATAACCTCGACTTAACGAATAAAGAGCGTGCGATCGCGAAGCTGATTCTTAGGGAAATCGTAGATCGTTCAGGTTTCTTGATTAATGTTGGATTAGACTATCTAACACTAAGCCGAGCTGCTGGTACGCTATCCGGTGGTGAAGCACAGCGTATTCGCCTTGCTACCCAAGTTGGGTCACGATTAATGGGTGTTCTTTATATTCTTGATGAACCGTCAATCGGCCTTCATCAGAGAGACAATGACCGACTGATTCGAACTCTAGAGGAAATGCGATCTCTTGGGAATACGTTGATTGTCGTTGAGCATGACGAAGATACGATGCTTGCGGCAGATTATGTCATTGATATCGGGCCAGGTGCTGGTGCACATGGTGGTGTCATCACGTCACAAGGTACGCCACAAGAGATTATGGAAGATCCAGCATCCTTAACAGGACAATATTTATCTGGTAAAAAGTTTATTCCTCTTCCAAAGGAAAGACGTAAGCCAGATGGTAGATATATTGAAGTGAAAGGTGCAACGGAAAACAACTTAAAGAATGTTTCTGCAAAGATTCCATTAGGGTTGTTTACTGGAGTGACAGGTGTATCGGGATCTGGAAAGAGTACGCTAGTCAATGAAATCCTGCATAAGGCTCTTGCACAAAAGCTGCACCGTGCAAAGGACAAGCCTGGTGCTCATAAGTCTATTAAGGGACTTGAACATATCGATAAAGTGATAGATATCGACCAATCCCCAATCGGGCGAACGCCACGATCAAATCCTGCGACATATACGGGAGTATTTGATGATATTCGTGATGTGTTTGCCTCAACGAATGAAGCGAAAGTTCGCGGTTATAAAAAAGGACGTTTCTCATTCAACGTAAAAGGTGGACGTTGTGAAGCATGCCGTGGGGATGGAATCATTAAAATAGAAATGCATTTCTTGCCTGATGTATATGTACCATGTGAAGTTTGTCATGGTAAACGGTATAACAGAGAAACGCTAGAAGTGAAGTATAAAGGGAAAAACATCGCAGACATCTTAGACATGACGGTAGAAGATTCTGTGGAGTTCTTTGCCAATATTCCTAAGATCAATCGTAAGCTTCAGACCATTCTTGATGTAGGTCTTGGGTATATTAAGCTTGGTCAATCAGCTACAACTCTTTCTGGAGGAGAAGCACAGCGTGTGAAGCTTGCCTCACAGCTTCATAAGCGTTCTACTGGGAAAACCATCTACATTCTAGATGAACCAACAACAGGTCTTCACGTAGATGATATTTCTCGTTTGCTTGTCGTTCTTCAAAGACTTGTAGATAACGGAGATTCTGTACTTGTTATTGAGCATAATCTGGACGTGATTAAGCAATGTGATCATCTAGTCGACCTTGGACCTGAAGGTGGGGACAAGGGCGGTATGATTGTTGGCGCGGGTACACCAGAGGAACTGGCTGAGATTGAAGGTTCTCACACAGGACGTTATCTCGCTCCGATCTTAAAGCGTGATAAGAAGCGGATGACAGGAAAGATTAAAGAAAAAGAAACGATTAAATAGAAAGTTAGTAAAAAGGACGGTGAAAACATTTCACCGTCCTTTTTTATAAGATATAGGTCGGGAGCAAGGGAACGATCCCATTGATCCAACCATTTTGGTAAGCTTTGATTACAGCTGAAGTCCGGTCCTTGACGCTTAGTTTTTTTAGCAGCGATGCGACATGATTTTTAATCGTGTTCTCGCTAAGGAAGATAGACTGTGAAATTTCCTTGTTACTCATGCCAATTGTAAGCAATTCAAGAACTTCCCACTCTCTTTCCGTTAGAAGTTCTTGAGGTCGGAGTGGCGATAATGGTTTTCTTAATAGAATGTATTCTTCCCATATTAAAAATGAAATGGCTTGTGGCATATATTTTTGGCCACAAAATAACAGGGTGATCGCATGCATCATGAGACCCGGATCCATATTCTTCAGAAGGACACCGTGAATGTTGAATGTTAAGCATTCTAAAAGCAAAGAAGTCTGTTGATCGATGCTCGGAACAAAGAGAACCACTCTAACACCTTGCTTCATAAAATGCTGAATCATCTCAGCGACATTGAAATGCTTGATTTCTAAATCAATAAAAACGATATCAATGTTTTGGGCTAATTTATAAAGTGGATTATGTTTATGACTTTCAATGGATGTGATAAAAATTTCATCCATTTCTTTTAGAAGCATATGTTGCAGAGAATCTTTAAAGATTCTATCATCATCGATCATTAATATATGAATCATAGTTATGGGCACCTCACTAGGTATATATATTTCTGTTAATAGAGTGAAACCTTTATTAAAAAGATGTGATATGCTCGATAGTCCCCATTCTATAACTGAGCTATTTCATGTTATACCTTAAACTGACTAGTCGCCTCTTGTAATTCTTCCGCCATCGTTGATAAAGAGTTGGCAGATGAAGCGATTTCTTCCATGGAGGCAAGTTGTTCTTCTGTTGCAGCAGAAACGTTTTGAGCACCAGATGCGGATGATACGGCAAGCTCAGAAACAAAATCTATTGATTTTACAACTTGCTCTGTTCCGACGGCCACTTGTTCAGATGCAGATGAGATCTCACTAACTTGTTGAGAAACATC containing:
- a CDS encoding DUF2198 family protein, with the translated sequence MSEYIVAALLPFGLQLLFNRVLFTKYLPLAITVVILIFGLDGLNQPLPLQIVAVISTIVGFLLGLKIYNKQKRKVR
- a CDS encoding sulfite exporter TauE/SafE family protein encodes the protein MEFFYILLGLCIGIFSGIFGIGGGFILTPVLILFGIPPLSAIGTSLMYSIGTSVSGVAAHLRFKNILWKPAAVLGIVGIGATQVAHPLVVWLEKMGYDETIIPIFYIVLLAYFALSLLYKQTKRKNDTQSTTEIHFSWPKAVFIGFTGGFISTTLGVGGGFVMVPMLISLMKFPSRKAVGTSLVSVFFIVSAGFLTYASSVQIDYKLGLLLILGALVGTQLGAKLTTIYSSEQIQKYLGALYITILSSVVLKLVHLDKAGLGIITLYVLSMLVLFLKETITHTKRKTSTS
- the uvrB gene encoding excinuclease ABC subunit UvrB, whose protein sequence is MFEIKSNYQPQGDQPAAIKHLVNNINAGKKSMTLLGATGTGKTFTVSNVIQEVNKPTLVIAHNKTLAGQLYSELKEFFPNNAVEYFVSYYDYYQPEAYIAHSDTYIEKDASINDEIDKLRHSATSSLFERKDVIIVASVSCIYGLGSPEEYKDMVISLREGMEKDRDQLLRDLVDVQYNRNDINFTRGTFRVRGDVVEIFPASRDEHCLRVEFFGDEIDRITEVDALTGEILGERKHVAIFPASHFVTREEKMKVAIKRIEAELEDRLKELNEAGKLLEAQRLEQRTRYDLEMMAEMGFCSGIENYSVHLTLRPLGSTPYTLLDYFPDDSLIVIDESHVTLPQIRGMFNGDQARKGVLVDHGFRLPSAKDNRPLTFDEFERYTKFQHIYVSATPGPYELEHAPDPVEQIIRPTGLLDPTLEVRPIKGQIDDLLGEINERIAKNERVLVTTLTKKMSEDLTDYFVELGIKVRYLHSEIKTLERIQIIRDLRLGVFDVLVGINLLREGLDIPEVSLVAILDADKEGFLRSERSLIQTIGRAARNSNGHVIMYGDKITKSMQIAIDETQRRRQKQMEHNEKHGITPTTIKKAVRDVISATQAAEDTETYTSSKAPKQKMSKKDREAFIERMEKEMKDAAKNLQFERAAELRDLILELKAEG
- the uvrA gene encoding excinuclease ABC subunit UvrA; this translates as MIVKGARAHNLKNIDITIPRDKLVVLTGLSGSGKSSLAFDTIYAEGQRRYVESLSAYARQFLGQMDKPDVDSIEGLSPAISIDQKTTSRNPRSTVGTVTEIYDYLRLLFARIGRPVCPVHNVEITSQTIEQMVDRILEYPERTKLQILAPVVSGRKGEHVKALEDIKKQGYVRVRIDGEMREISEEIKLEKNKKHTIEIVIDRIVVKEGIATRLADSLEAALNLGGGSVVVDVMEEEELLFSQNHACPHCGFSIGELEPRLFSFNSPFGACSSCDGLGVKLEVDPELVIPDWSRTLRDNAIAPWEPISSQYYPQLLESICNHFGIDMDVPVESLPKDQMDKILNGSKEYLTFTYKNDFGQVRKNEIQFEGVLGNIQRRYRETSSDYIREQMEGYMAQKPCPTCKGHRLKKEALSVLINGKHIGETTALSITEAKNFFDNLDLTNKERAIAKLILREIVDRSGFLINVGLDYLTLSRAAGTLSGGEAQRIRLATQVGSRLMGVLYILDEPSIGLHQRDNDRLIRTLEEMRSLGNTLIVVEHDEDTMLAADYVIDIGPGAGAHGGVITSQGTPQEIMEDPASLTGQYLSGKKFIPLPKERRKPDGRYIEVKGATENNLKNVSAKIPLGLFTGVTGVSGSGKSTLVNEILHKALAQKLHRAKDKPGAHKSIKGLEHIDKVIDIDQSPIGRTPRSNPATYTGVFDDIRDVFASTNEAKVRGYKKGRFSFNVKGGRCEACRGDGIIKIEMHFLPDVYVPCEVCHGKRYNRETLEVKYKGKNIADILDMTVEDSVEFFANIPKINRKLQTILDVGLGYIKLGQSATTLSGGEAQRVKLASQLHKRSTGKTIYILDEPTTGLHVDDISRLLVVLQRLVDNGDSVLVIEHNLDVIKQCDHLVDLGPEGGDKGGMIVGAGTPEELAEIEGSHTGRYLAPILKRDKKRMTGKIKEKETIK
- a CDS encoding response regulator transcription factor, with the protein product MIHILMIDDDRIFKDSLQHMLLKEMDEIFITSIESHKHNPLYKLAQNIDIVFIDLEIKHFNVAEMIQHFMKQGVRVVLFVPSIDQQTSLLLECLTFNIHGVLLKNMDPGLMMHAITLLFCGQKYMPQAISFLIWEEYILLRKPLSPLRPQELLTEREWEVLELLTIGMSNKEISQSIFLSENTIKNHVASLLKKLSVKDRTSAVIKAYQNGWINGIVPLLPTYIL